A section of the Pseudovibrio sp. M1P-2-3 genome encodes:
- the hutH gene encoding histidine ammonia-lyase produces MDALTLKPGFVTLEELERIYRHDLPVYLERSCKQAVDHAAKQVAAAAQGSEAVYGINTGFGKLASVKIEPGDTNNLQKNLILSHCCGVGKPLERETTRLMMALKLLSLARGASGVRFELLLLIEQCLEKGVTPIIPEKGSVGASGDLAPLAHMAAVLIGEGEAEFKGERIEGGEALKRAGLTPITLGPKGGLGLINGTQFSTACALVGLFEAWRLAEATLVTASLSTDAAMGSTAPLLPQIHELRGHRGQIEVARSMRTLMKGSQIRESHRTGDTRVQDPYCIRCQPQVTGACVDLLRMAATTLEIEANAATDNPLVLVGEERIVSGGNFHAEPVAFAADQIALAVAEIGAISQRRIALMVDPSLSFDLPPFLAKDPGFNSGLMIAEVTTAALMSENKHLANPCSTDSTPTSANQEDHVSMAAHGARRLSRMNENLSYILGVELLCAAEGVEHRAPLQTSPSLQKVIGKLRESIPKLEKDRYMAGDLEDAAHLIRSRALVSPVDDQPIITLGVSHAAS; encoded by the coding sequence ATGGATGCGCTCACTTTAAAACCCGGGTTTGTAACTCTCGAGGAACTGGAGCGCATATACCGCCATGACCTGCCCGTTTATCTGGAACGCTCCTGCAAACAGGCGGTGGACCACGCTGCAAAGCAGGTAGCAGCCGCAGCTCAGGGGAGCGAGGCCGTTTATGGGATCAACACCGGCTTTGGCAAGCTTGCAAGCGTGAAGATTGAGCCCGGTGACACCAATAATCTGCAGAAAAACCTGATCCTCTCCCATTGCTGCGGCGTCGGGAAGCCGCTGGAGCGGGAGACCACGCGCCTGATGATGGCCTTAAAGCTCCTGTCCCTCGCCCGCGGGGCCTCCGGTGTCCGCTTTGAGCTGCTGCTCCTTATCGAACAATGCCTTGAAAAAGGCGTGACCCCGATTATTCCCGAAAAAGGATCGGTCGGGGCCTCCGGTGACCTTGCCCCCCTCGCCCACATGGCAGCTGTTCTCATAGGTGAAGGGGAAGCGGAGTTTAAAGGGGAACGTATTGAGGGGGGAGAGGCTCTCAAACGGGCAGGATTGACCCCCATAACATTAGGCCCCAAAGGGGGGCTAGGGCTCATTAACGGCACCCAGTTCTCTACCGCCTGCGCTCTTGTGGGGCTGTTTGAGGCCTGGCGTCTGGCAGAAGCAACATTGGTCACGGCAAGCCTTTCCACAGATGCGGCCATGGGTTCGACCGCACCGCTGTTACCGCAAATTCATGAACTGCGCGGTCACAGGGGACAAATCGAAGTCGCCCGCTCCATGCGCACCCTCATGAAAGGCTCGCAAATTCGCGAAAGTCACCGCACTGGAGATACCCGCGTTCAAGACCCCTATTGCATCCGCTGCCAGCCTCAAGTGACGGGCGCCTGTGTGGATCTCCTGCGCATGGCAGCAACCACACTCGAAATTGAAGCCAATGCAGCAACAGATAATCCTCTGGTGTTGGTGGGTGAGGAAAGGATTGTTTCAGGCGGAAACTTCCACGCCGAACCCGTTGCGTTTGCAGCGGACCAGATCGCATTAGCCGTTGCGGAAATCGGCGCCATATCCCAGCGCCGTATCGCCTTGATGGTGGATCCTTCACTCTCCTTCGATCTGCCGCCGTTTCTGGCAAAGGATCCGGGGTTCAACTCCGGTTTGATGATTGCCGAGGTGACCACTGCGGCCTTGATGAGTGAGAACAAGCATCTGGCCAACCCCTGCTCCACAGATTCAACCCCGACCAGCGCCAATCAGGAGGACCATGTGTCCATGGCCGCTCACGGCGCCCGCCGTCTGTCTCGTATGAATGAGAACCTCTCTTACATTCTAGGCGTCGAACTGCTTTGCGCCGCCGAGGGCGTGGAGCATCGTGCCCCCCTACAGACCAGCCCTTCCTTACAAAAGGTCATCGGAAAATTACGCGAAAGCATTCCCAAGCTGGAAAAGGACCGCTACATGGCCGGAGATCTGGAAGACGCAGCACACCTGATAAGATCAAGAGCTTTGGTTTCTCCCGTCGACGACCAGCCGATCATAACACTAGGAGTAAGCCATGCAGCCAGTTGA